In Chryseobacterium oranimense, a single window of DNA contains:
- a CDS encoding ExbD/TolR family protein: MAEVQVQEKGGKGGKVRSKKQNTRVDMTPMVDLGFLLITFFMFTTTFSKPNVMDLGLPAKPKKDQPKPPPTEIKLSNSISILLGKDNKIFWHQQDPTSLTDQNLNETTYDREGIRKIIEKARAGAADKTKFTVIIKPTDDAVYKNFVDILDEMAITKSEQYGVTDVKPWEKAIYDRKVGNNGAAAAPATK; the protein is encoded by the coding sequence ATGGCAGAAGTACAAGTACAGGAAAAAGGCGGCAAGGGCGGCAAGGTCCGTTCTAAGAAGCAGAATACCAGAGTAGATATGACTCCGATGGTGGACTTGGGTTTTCTATTGATTACCTTCTTTATGTTCACAACCACATTCAGTAAACCGAATGTAATGGATTTGGGACTTCCGGCAAAACCTAAAAAGGATCAGCCGAAACCACCTCCAACAGAAATTAAACTTTCTAACTCAATTTCTATATTATTAGGTAAAGACAATAAAATTTTCTGGCATCAGCAGGATCCTACATCTTTAACTGATCAGAATCTTAATGAAACTACTTACGATAGAGAAGGAATTAGAAAAATAATTGAGAAGGCAAGAGCAGGAGCTGCTGATAAAACAAAATTTACTGTTATTATCAAGCCTACTGACGATGCTGTATATAAGAACTTTGTAGATATTCTTGATGAGATGGCCATTACCAAAAGCGAGCAGTACGGGGTAACCGACGTGAAGCCTTGGGAAAAAGCTATTTATGATAGAAAAGTTGGAAATAATGGAGCTGCGGCTGCACCAGCTACAAAGTAA
- a CDS encoding PstS family phosphate ABC transporter substrate-binding protein — translation MRNSLKIALLSVMSIAAVSCKKEDKSPSYHKGDLTILTDESFKSVTEALADGYMINYPETHIKIVTQKEDLAFLDLLKDKARITVMSRDLTPEEKKAYEEQVDLKFLPAKFAADAVVFVVPKDSPKQSISMDEIKKGLESDAKNFIFDGTNSSNLNFVAQKLKKQPKDLKFSIIPGNQNIIEELGKYPDKIGVIGLNTFSRPYDKTSEKLRDMVKILPVENNGKLYTADAAGLREMEYPFTRVLYFLTNEGNFNIANGFIRYSCTQLGQMIVQKEGLQPYNIYKREVQMR, via the coding sequence ATGAGAAATAGTTTAAAAATTGCGTTGCTTTCTGTGATGAGCATCGCCGCTGTGAGCTGCAAAAAAGAAGACAAATCTCCATCCTATCATAAAGGAGATCTTACCATACTTACCGATGAATCTTTTAAAAGCGTTACCGAAGCATTGGCAGATGGATATATGATAAATTATCCCGAAACCCATATTAAGATTGTAACTCAGAAAGAAGATCTGGCTTTCCTTGATCTGTTAAAGGATAAAGCAAGAATAACAGTAATGTCCAGAGATCTTACTCCGGAAGAGAAAAAAGCATATGAAGAACAGGTAGATCTTAAGTTTCTTCCAGCAAAATTCGCTGCAGATGCAGTTGTATTTGTTGTTCCTAAAGACTCGCCGAAACAGAGCATTTCTATGGATGAAATCAAGAAAGGCTTAGAATCCGATGCTAAGAACTTTATTTTCGATGGAACTAATTCAAGTAACCTGAACTTTGTTGCCCAGAAACTGAAAAAGCAGCCGAAAGACCTGAAATTTTCCATTATTCCCGGAAATCAGAATATTATAGAAGAATTAGGAAAATATCCTGATAAAATTGGGGTGATAGGATTAAACACGTTCAGCCGTCCTTATGATAAAACCTCTGAAAAGCTTAGAGATATGGTGAAAATTCTTCCTGTAGAAAATAATGGAAAACTATATACCGCTGATGCTGCCGGACTTCGTGAAATGGAATATCCTTTTACCCGTGTTCTCTACTTTTTAACCAATGAAGGGAACTTTAATATAGCGAACGGATTTATCAGATATTCATGTACACAGTTAGGGCAGATGATTGTCCAAAAAGAAGGTTTACAGCCCTATAATATATACAAAAGAGAAGTACAGATGCGTTAA
- a CDS encoding energy transducer TonB, with amino-acid sequence MADENVYNQNLTLDEIVFENRNKEYGAYDLRHQYPRLLTKSFIVGTALFLVAALSPFIYLTIKRLTAPPKQEVKADLVNIIEDEPIIEQPKEEEPPPPPPPKEEEKIEVIQNVVPEPVKAPKIETPPPPISKQLETTTGLNNQEGVKAPAYTPPPPPPSTGNKASTVEVKANNPNEIYKDVDQSAEYPGGMGALRKFLGENFDTSLMEGGEGTLKAKLKFVVEKDGTVSAVTIEEKSPNSDFNNEAIRVVKKLKKWTPAKRNGESVRSYYSVPFTMNFE; translated from the coding sequence ATGGCAGATGAAAATGTATACAATCAGAATCTTACTCTAGATGAGATTGTATTTGAAAATAGAAACAAGGAATATGGTGCCTATGATCTGAGACATCAGTATCCGAGACTTCTGACAAAATCTTTTATTGTTGGAACGGCATTATTCCTGGTTGCGGCTTTGTCTCCTTTTATTTATCTTACCATTAAGAGACTTACTGCACCTCCTAAGCAGGAAGTGAAGGCAGATCTGGTAAACATTATTGAAGATGAGCCAATTATTGAGCAGCCAAAAGAAGAAGAACCACCACCACCTCCTCCTCCAAAAGAGGAAGAGAAAATTGAGGTGATTCAGAACGTGGTTCCTGAGCCTGTAAAAGCTCCGAAGATTGAAACACCACCGCCTCCAATTTCTAAGCAGTTAGAAACAACGACTGGTCTGAACAATCAGGAAGGGGTAAAAGCTCCGGCTTATACACCACCGCCACCGCCACCATCTACTGGTAATAAAGCCAGTACAGTGGAAGTAAAAGCAAACAACCCTAATGAGATCTACAAAGATGTAGACCAGTCTGCAGAATATCCTGGAGGTATGGGAGCATTAAGAAAGTTCCTTGGGGAAAACTTTGATACTTCTTTAATGGAAGGAGGTGAAGGTACACTTAAAGCCAAGCTTAAGTTCGTTGTAGAAAAAGACGGAACAGTTTCTGCAGTTACTATTGAAGAGAAATCTCCAAATAGCGACTTTAACAACGAAGCAATACGTGTAGTTAAGAAACTTAAAAAATGGACTCCTGCGAAAAGAAACGGGGAGAGCGTTAGATCTTACTATAGCGTACCTTTTACTATGAACTTTGAATAA
- a CDS encoding tetratricopeptide repeat protein has translation MKDIMIMNVKKIAFGAAVVFFSGLATAQTLQDGINSIDSDKYAQAKTNFTEMVAKAPTAENYFYLGNTYLKQGEPDYAKAIESFNKGLAADSKSYLNKIGLATVKLGKGDKSAIAEIQKIVADSKEKDAEVLFRAAEALTLFEKNSAPDSAIQYLTKAIEKAEKKGVPAHYYYTLGDAYRLKRVPGDAMSAYDKALPLAKNKASVYTRMATLWMAAQQWQQAKQSIDKAIAVDATYAPAYKALASYDIRYQQNAKATQDLINYTKYADEDPYTQLEIAKLYFTNEDYANSKTVLDKIFDKIDDPIKFKLRAYQSYADGNYADAKQNMDTFVSQAEKTRIQPADQGLQGLIAAGLAKTETDAAKKSALNTEAQQKIAIAKAAKDETMKWDIELANIAGGGASQAEAEKGPTTPEIEALKKKVAANKEDSDSLFKLATAYQDAKNWNGAVLTWQKMSALLPDWAPAYYSQGYSYQQAGNNDAAKLAYEKFISTVKPADQEANKQTLAYAYFAVAYMNKDTDVAKAKDYVAKSLQLDPTYQDAVKLNKEINK, from the coding sequence ATGAAAGATATAATGATTATGAATGTAAAGAAAATTGCTTTTGGAGCTGCCGTAGTATTTTTTTCCGGTTTAGCCACTGCACAAACACTGCAGGATGGTATTAACAGTATAGACAGTGACAAATATGCTCAGGCTAAAACCAATTTCACAGAAATGGTGGCTAAAGCACCGACAGCAGAAAATTACTTCTATTTAGGAAATACTTACCTGAAGCAGGGTGAGCCTGATTATGCTAAAGCTATTGAAAGTTTTAACAAAGGTTTAGCTGCTGACAGCAAAAGCTATCTTAACAAAATAGGCTTAGCTACAGTAAAATTAGGTAAAGGAGATAAAAGTGCAATTGCTGAAATTCAGAAAATTGTAGCAGATTCAAAAGAAAAAGATGCTGAAGTATTATTCAGAGCAGCAGAAGCTTTAACATTGTTCGAAAAGAACAGTGCCCCTGATTCAGCTATACAGTATCTGACAAAAGCTATTGAAAAAGCTGAGAAAAAAGGAGTTCCTGCTCATTACTACTACACACTTGGAGATGCTTACAGATTGAAAAGAGTTCCTGGTGATGCAATGTCTGCTTATGACAAGGCACTTCCGTTAGCTAAAAATAAGGCATCTGTTTACACAAGAATGGCTACCCTATGGATGGCAGCACAACAATGGCAGCAGGCTAAACAAAGTATTGACAAAGCAATTGCTGTAGATGCTACTTATGCACCTGCATACAAAGCTTTAGCTTCTTACGATATCAGATATCAGCAGAATGCAAAAGCAACTCAAGATTTGATCAACTATACAAAATACGCGGATGAGGATCCATACACTCAGTTAGAAATTGCTAAATTATATTTTACTAACGAGGATTATGCAAACTCTAAAACAGTTTTAGATAAGATCTTTGATAAAATTGATGATCCAATCAAATTTAAATTAAGAGCTTACCAGTCTTACGCAGACGGAAACTATGCTGATGCAAAGCAAAATATGGATACTTTCGTATCTCAGGCTGAGAAAACAAGAATTCAGCCGGCTGACCAGGGTCTTCAGGGACTTATTGCAGCAGGTTTAGCTAAAACTGAAACTGATGCTGCTAAAAAATCAGCTTTAAATACAGAAGCACAGCAAAAGATTGCTATTGCTAAAGCAGCTAAAGATGAAACAATGAAGTGGGATATAGAATTGGCTAATATTGCAGGAGGAGGTGCTTCTCAGGCTGAAGCGGAAAAAGGACCTACTACTCCTGAAATTGAAGCGCTGAAGAAAAAAGTTGCTGCCAATAAGGAAGATTCAGATTCCCTGTTTAAGTTAGCAACAGCTTACCAGGATGCTAAAAACTGGAATGGTGCAGTACTTACATGGCAGAAAATGAGTGCCCTTCTTCCGGACTGGGCTCCAGCTTATTACAGCCAGGGATATTCTTACCAGCAGGCAGGAAATAATGATGCTGCAAAATTAGCCTATGAAAAATTCATCAGCACAGTAAAACCTGCAGATCAGGAAGCTAACAAACAAACTTTAGCATATGCTTACTTCGCAGTAGCTTATATGAATAAAGATACTGATGTTGCAAAAGCTAAAGATTATGTAGCTAAATCTTTACAGCTTGATCCTACTTATCAGGATGCTGTGAAACTGAATAAAGAAATCAACAAGTAA
- a CDS encoding DUF308 domain-containing protein, with protein sequence MMFNWLSLVTGLFYIVLGVVVIIYKFFFTVLEPAIAYAMGAVLILYGVFRIYRAVSRIKDSRDEK encoded by the coding sequence ATGATGTTCAACTGGTTATCCTTAGTTACAGGATTATTTTATATCGTATTGGGAGTTGTGGTTATTATCTACAAATTTTTCTTTACGGTTTTAGAGCCTGCTATTGCGTATGCAATGGGTGCAGTGCTTATTCTTTATGGAGTTTTCAGAATCTATAGAGCAGTTTCAAGAATTAAAGATTCACGGGATGAGAAATAG
- the bshB1 gene encoding bacillithiol biosynthesis deacetylase BshB1 → MKIDILAFGAHPDDVELGCGGTIAKMISEGKTCVIVDLTKGELGTRGTDETRKVEAGDSAKILGVAARENLGMKDGFLVNSEEYQIEIVKMIRKYQPEIVLANAIDDRHPDHAKGAKLVSDACFLSGLRKIITVLEGENQEVWRPKQIFHYIQWKDIKPEFVIDISEHLDKKIAACMAFKTQFYDPTSNEPVTPIATKDFLESLTYRAQDLGRLSGVTYAEGFTSEKLIAMKNFDGIVW, encoded by the coding sequence ATGAAAATAGATATACTTGCTTTTGGGGCGCATCCTGACGATGTAGAGCTGGGATGTGGCGGCACTATAGCCAAAATGATTTCAGAAGGTAAAACATGTGTTATAGTAGACCTTACAAAAGGAGAACTTGGGACCAGAGGTACAGATGAAACCAGAAAAGTAGAAGCAGGAGATTCCGCAAAGATCCTTGGGGTTGCTGCCAGAGAGAACCTTGGAATGAAAGACGGCTTTTTGGTTAATTCTGAAGAATACCAGATAGAGATCGTAAAAATGATCCGCAAATACCAGCCTGAAATCGTCTTAGCCAATGCAATTGATGATAGACATCCGGACCATGCAAAAGGAGCGAAATTAGTGTCCGATGCGTGCTTTTTATCCGGTTTGAGAAAAATCATAACTGTTTTGGAAGGCGAAAATCAGGAAGTATGGAGGCCAAAGCAGATTTTCCACTATATTCAATGGAAAGATATCAAGCCGGAATTTGTTATTGACATATCAGAACACTTGGATAAAAAGATTGCGGCCTGTATGGCTTTCAAAACACAGTTCTATGATCCTACATCCAATGAACCCGTTACTCCGATTGCAACAAAAGATTTTTTGGAGAGTCTGACTTATCGTGCTCAGGATTTGGGAAGATTATCGGGAGTGACTTATGCTGAGGGATTTACGTCTGAGAAGTTGATTGCGATGAAAAATTTTGACGGAATTGTTTGGTAA